From Microcystis aeruginosa NIES-2549, a single genomic window includes:
- a CDS encoding bifunctional nuclease family protein — translation MIEMKVAGIALDAITRSPIVLLKDGSERRALPIYIGQDQAKAIMTVLEQQKSPRPLTHDLIANIFKAWDMDLEKIIIHSLQDNTFYAVLCLQRGEVKKEIDCRPSDAIAIALRTNSPVWVMEEVIASASIPVDRDADEEERQAFRNFVSNLSPSDLIQRRGDFSDQ, via the coding sequence ATGATCGAAATGAAAGTCGCTGGAATTGCCCTAGACGCTATCACTCGCAGTCCCATTGTACTGCTGAAGGATGGTTCCGAGCGTCGCGCCCTACCTATCTACATCGGACAAGATCAGGCTAAGGCCATTATGACCGTCCTCGAACAACAAAAGTCCCCTCGTCCCCTCACCCACGATTTGATCGCTAATATTTTTAAAGCTTGGGACATGGATTTAGAAAAGATTATCATCCATTCTCTCCAAGATAATACTTTTTATGCTGTCCTCTGTCTCCAGCGCGGCGAAGTCAAAAAAGAAATCGATTGTCGTCCCAGTGATGCGATCGCTATTGCCCTGCGTACCAACAGTCCTGTCTGGGTAATGGAAGAAGTGATCGCTTCGGCTTCTATTCCTGTTGATCGTGACGCAGATGAAGAGGAACGTCAAGCTTTCCGCAATTTCGTCTCCAATCTTAGCCCCTCAGACCTGATCCAACGTCGCGGTGATTTTAGTGATCAGTGA
- the rpsD gene encoding 30S ribosomal protein S4: protein MSRYRGPRLRVVRRLGELPGLTRKNARRAYAPGQHGQARKKRSEYAIRLEEKQKLRFNYGVSEKQLVRYVRKARRATGSTGQVLLQLLEMRLDNTVFRLGMAGTIPGARQLVNHGHVTVNGRVVDIASYQCRPGDVIGVRNQERSQDLVKRNMEYPGLANLPSHLEFDKNTLVGKVNGVVEREWIALSINELLVVEYYSRKV, encoded by the coding sequence ATGTCTCGTTATAGAGGACCGCGCTTGCGCGTTGTGCGTCGTTTAGGGGAATTACCGGGCCTAACCCGTAAAAATGCCCGTCGTGCCTATGCACCCGGGCAACATGGCCAGGCCCGCAAAAAACGTTCAGAATATGCCATTCGTCTAGAAGAAAAACAAAAACTGCGTTTTAACTACGGTGTCAGCGAAAAACAATTAGTTCGCTATGTCCGCAAAGCTCGCCGGGCTACTGGTTCCACCGGTCAGGTGCTGCTGCAACTCTTAGAAATGCGTCTGGATAATACCGTTTTCCGTCTCGGTATGGCTGGGACAATTCCGGGGGCGCGACAATTAGTCAATCACGGTCACGTCACCGTTAACGGTAGAGTTGTGGATATTGCCAGTTATCAGTGCCGTCCGGGTGATGTGATTGGAGTTAGAAATCAAGAGCGTTCCCAAGATCTAGTCAAAAGAAATATGGAATACCCCGGTTTAGCCAACCTGCCGAGTCATTTGGAATTTGACAAAAACACCCTTGTGGGCAAAGTGAATGGCGTTGTGGAAAGAGAATGGATTGCCCTCTCGATTAATGAACTGTTAGTAGTGGAATACTACTCTCGGAAAGTCTAG